One Lepisosteus oculatus isolate fLepOcu1 chromosome 13, fLepOcu1.hap2, whole genome shotgun sequence genomic region harbors:
- the meltf gene encoding melanotransferrin → MIAWTTICWGLFTLQAVVGLSTVRWCTVSDPERKKCEDLSKAFREGGVRPELRCVTGASALDCAAKVSGNQADAVTLSGKDIYEAGKQYKFKTAVAETYGEEVGTTYYAVAVVWRNSTGINIDSLAGKRSCHTGLGRTAGWNMPLGLLIDSGRMSVMGCDIKRGVSEFFSASCVPGANGYGDPPGLCQLCVGDVSGNFKCESNEKERYYSYAGAFRCLAEGTGEVAFVKHSTVQDNTDGRNPDPWAQALKSASFQLLCRDGSLAEVRDYRRCHLVRVPAKAVITRADTSSAELHRMLEEGRNKFQMFQSSSYGGTNLMFSDATKQFLLAENENYQDWLGQGYINALKGMDCTKDSVPKNLRWCVLSHPEMTKCAQMAVSFQKRGLTPTIQCVSGDSYEDCIVKIKNNDADAITLDGGFIYKAGKDHGLVPAVGESYTDDTQGSSYYAVAVVKKSSLDAFNFNELKGRRSCHTGYGRTAGWNVPVGVLMEKGMIRPRGCQFAQAAGEFFRSSCVPGANQPGYPPSLCQLCVGDVSGQHKCDRSDLERYYGYSGAFRCLSESAGEVAFVKHTTVFDNTDGHNTDLWAVNLQSRDFQLLCPNGARAEVSQYARCNLARVPAHAVMVRPDTDANAVYGLLDRAQAIFGDDNNPNGFKMFDSSAFGGTDLIFKDSTVRLIGVGEKRTYTDWLGQSYMDAMNVMECNSAGAVSSVSTVLVVGLGFLLIIFNI, encoded by the exons ATGATCGCTTGGACGACGATTTGCTGGGGTCTCTTCACCCTCCAGGCCG TTGTAGGCCTGAGTACCGTGCGGTGGTGCACAGTGTCGGACCCGGAGCGCAAGAAGTGCGAGGACCTGTCCAAGGCCTTCAGGGAAGGCGGAGTCCGCCCGGAGTTGCGATGCGTTACCGGCGCCTCGGCTCTCGACTGCGCCGCCAAAGTGTCG GGCAATCAAGCGGATGCCGTGACCCTGAGTGGCAAAGATATCTATGAAGCCGGGAAGCAGTACAAGTTCAAAACCGCCGTGGCAGAGACATACGGAGAAG AGGTGGGGACCACCTACTACGCCGTGGCAGTGGTGTGGCGGAACAGCACCGGCATCAACATCGACAGCCTGGCGGGGAAGAGGTCCTGCCACACGGGCCTGGGCCGCACGGCGGGCTGGAACATGCCCCTGGGCCTGCTGATCGACAGCGGCCGCATGTCCGTCATGGGCTGCGACATCAAGAGAG GAGTCAGCGAGTTCTTCTCAGCTAGCTGCGTCCCTGGTGCCAACGGCTACGGAGACCCTCCAGGACTGTGCCAGCTGTGCGTTGGAGACGTCTCTGGCAATTTCAAATGTGAGAGTAATGAAAAAGAGAGATACTACAGTTACGCTGGCGCGTTCAG GTGTCTGGCAGAGGGTACTGGGGAGGTTGCCTTTGTGAAGCACAGCACGGTCCAGGACAACACAGATG GCAGGAATCCCGATCCCTGGGCTCAGGCCCTGAAGTCAGCCAGCTTCCAGCTTCTGTGCCGTGATGGGTCGCTGGCAGAGGTCAGGGACTACCGGCGGTGCCACCTGGTCAGAGTCCCGGCCAAGGCCGTCATCACCCGGGCAGACACGAGCAGCGCCGAGCTGCACCGCATGCTGGAGGAGGGGCGG AACAAATTCCAGATGTTTCAGTCAAGCTCCTATGGAGGCACAAATCTAATGTTTAGTGACGCCACGAAGCAGTTCCTACTGGCGGAGAATGAAAACTACCAAGACTGGCTGGGGCAGGGGTACATTAATGCTCTGAAGGGGATGGACTGCACAAAGGACA GTGTCCCCAAGAACCTGCGCTGGTGTGTCCTGTCTCATCCAGAGATGACTAAATGTGCACAAATGGCTGTCAGCTTTCAGAAAAGAGGCCTGACACCTACGATACAGTGCGTCTCTGGGGACTCTTATGAAGACTGCATTGTGAAGATTAAA AACAATGATGCTGACGCAATCACCCTGGACGGCGGCTTTATTTACAAAGCCGGCAAAGACCATGGGCTGGTACCGGCTGTGGGAGAGAGCTACACCG ACGACACCCAGGGCAGCTCCTACTACGCAGTGGCAGTGGTCAAGAAGTCCAGCCTGGACGCCTTCAACTTCAACGAGCTGAAGGGCAGGAGGAGCTGCCACACGGGCTACGGGAGGACGGCGGGCTGGAACGTCCCAGTCGGAGTCCTCATGGAGAAAGGGATGATCCGGCCGCGGGGCTGCCAGTTCGCCCAAG CTGCGGGGGAGTTCTTCCGTTCCAGCTGTGTTCCCGGAGCCAATCAGCCCGGCTACCCTCCCAGCCTGTGCCAGCTGTGCGTCGGGGACGTCTCCGGGCAACACAAATGTGATCGCAGCGACCTGGAGCGTTACTATGGATACAGCGGCGCCTTCAG GTGTTTATCAGAAAGCGCTGGAGAGGTGGCCTTCGTGAAGCACACCACGGTCTTCGACAACACTGACG GTCACAACACTGATCTCTGGGCCGTCAACCTGCAGTCGAGGGACTTCCAGCTGCTGTGTCCCAATGGGGCTCGCGCGGAGGTCTCGCAGTACGCGCGCTGTAACCTGGCTCGCGTGCCTGCCCACGCCGTCATGGTGCGCCCCGACACGGACGCCAACGCGGTGTACGGACTCCTCGACAGAGCCCAG GCCATCTTTGGGGATGACAACAATCCGAACGGATTCAAGATGTTCGATTCCTCTGCCTTTGGAGGTACGGATCTGATTTTCAAGGATTCCACAGTCCGCCTGATAGGAGTCGGAGAGAAAAGGACCTACACGGACTGGCTGGGCCAGAGCTACATGGACGCCATGAATGTGATGGAATGCAACTCTGCAG GAGCGGTCTCCTCAGTGTCCACGGTGCTTGTAGTGGGACTCGGCTTCCTCTTGATCATCTTCAACATATAA